In Kineococcus sp. NBC_00420, a single genomic region encodes these proteins:
- a CDS encoding DUF1501 domain-containing protein, whose protein sequence is MSKFEDADRCGCDEGSKLVSRRTVLRAALAAAAAGATTYTVGDVSTQVSFAGSGWNGETLVVLSLHGGFDGLSAVVPGGDAGYYAARPNIAVPRSTLLGLDQTFGLHPAMAPLMPLWRNGTFGVVHAVGQSDPTRSHFAAMEQMELAAPGSSVRTGWIDRTLGSLGTGSVLNVVGISNTTPRSFAGPGQETTMTSLAGFNLIGPGDDRPTWHAALRRMHTGARPEVAAPAGTLITAMEGVAALKSTASGPANGASYPDTDLGKALAQAAVLKKSGAPVQVIALDYGDWDMHAGLGRVDGGWMKEKLTELSSSLAAFATDLGGSFASTTLVTLSEFGRRVGENASGGLDHGHGNAVLLLGGGVVGGRVHGVWPGLGADRLVDGDLAGTSDYRSIIGEVLQKRCGAGSLATIFPGFSGTPLGVVRST, encoded by the coding sequence GTGTCGAAGTTCGAGGACGCCGACCGCTGCGGCTGCGACGAGGGTTCGAAGCTCGTCTCCCGCCGGACCGTGCTGCGCGCGGCGCTGGCCGCGGCGGCCGCGGGTGCGACCACCTACACCGTGGGCGACGTCTCCACCCAGGTCTCCTTCGCCGGGTCCGGCTGGAACGGCGAGACCCTGGTCGTGCTGAGCCTGCACGGGGGTTTCGACGGGTTGTCGGCCGTCGTGCCCGGCGGCGACGCGGGGTACTACGCGGCCCGCCCGAACATCGCCGTCCCGCGGTCCACGCTGCTCGGCCTGGACCAGACGTTCGGCCTGCACCCGGCGATGGCCCCGCTGATGCCGCTGTGGCGCAACGGGACCTTCGGGGTCGTGCACGCCGTCGGCCAGTCCGACCCGACGCGTTCGCACTTCGCCGCGATGGAGCAGATGGAACTCGCCGCCCCGGGTTCCTCGGTCCGCACCGGCTGGATCGACCGCACCCTCGGCTCGCTGGGCACGGGTTCGGTGCTGAACGTGGTCGGCATCTCCAACACCACCCCGCGCTCGTTCGCCGGGCCCGGCCAGGAGACGACGATGACGTCCCTCGCGGGTTTCAACCTCATCGGCCCGGGCGACGACCGGCCGACCTGGCACGCGGCGCTGCGTCGCATGCACACGGGCGCCCGCCCCGAGGTCGCGGCCCCCGCGGGCACCCTCATCACCGCGATGGAGGGGGTCGCCGCACTCAAGAGCACCGCGAGCGGTCCGGCGAACGGGGCGAGCTACCCCGACACCGACCTCGGCAAGGCGCTCGCCCAGGCCGCCGTGCTCAAGAAGTCCGGCGCCCCGGTCCAGGTGATCGCCCTGGACTACGGCGACTGGGACATGCACGCCGGCCTCGGCCGGGTCGACGGCGGGTGGATGAAGGAGAAGCTCACGGAGCTGTCCTCGTCGTTGGCGGCCTTCGCGACCGACCTCGGCGGCTCCTTCGCCTCCACCACCCTCGTGACGTTGTCGGAGTTCGGCCGTCGGGTCGGGGAGAACGCCTCGGGCGGTCTGGACCACGGTCACGGCAACGCCGTCCTGCTGCTCGGCGGCGGCGTCGTCGGCGGCAGGGTCCACGGCGTCTGGCCGGGCCTGGGGGCCGACCGGCTCGTCGACGGGGACCTCGCCGGGACGAGCGACTACCGCTCGATCATCGGCGAGGTGCTGCAGAAGCGGTGCGGGGCGGGTTCGCTCGCGACGATCTTCCCGGGGTTCTCGGGCACCCCTCTGGGGGTCGTCCGTTCGACGTAG
- a CDS encoding DUF1800 domain-containing protein, translating to MPSSAATVTRGRRRPAASPFAHESAADRLHLLRRASWGPTPASLAEVARLGTAAWLDRQLAPGAVDDAAMDSFAGRMSFYWRSAQQLYAGGYAATEWNAMLETGRLTLARQIWSNRQLFEVVVDVFNNVLHVTCPSSDAWYSRQDYDRNVIRRFAFGSFPDMLVASARHQAMLNYLDNASSTAAKPNENYGRELLELHTVGVDAGYTEADVKNSARLLTGLTIAADGSAVYDAGRHDGGGRTVFGFVVPPHAPADGNGWIDAYLRWLAVHPATARRLSTRIATRFVSDNPPAALIDRMAQTWTSTGGQVVAVLRTLFDSAEFWSAAGQKVRTPQEDYVATLRTLGTGMESSGTGGITKLFWHVLDQGHAPMAWGAPNGYPDVAAAWISPSGTLSRWNRHMDFAAGWYPPELPFAKAPDLLGDFPGTWGALVDALGVRLTGSPLTADEKAALLMYANRQPGAPVSRNDRWVQDNLRYVVALTLDGPTFTIR from the coding sequence GTGCCTTCCTCCGCCGCCACCGTCACCCGAGGCCGCCGACGCCCCGCGGCGTCGCCGTTCGCGCACGAGAGCGCCGCCGACCGGCTGCACCTGCTGCGCCGCGCCAGCTGGGGCCCCACCCCGGCGTCCCTGGCCGAGGTCGCGAGGCTCGGCACCGCGGCCTGGCTGGACCGCCAGCTCGCTCCCGGCGCGGTCGACGACGCCGCGATGGACTCCTTCGCCGGCCGGATGAGCTTCTACTGGCGCAGCGCCCAGCAGCTCTACGCCGGCGGGTACGCGGCGACGGAGTGGAACGCGATGCTCGAGACGGGCCGCCTCACGCTGGCCCGCCAGATCTGGAGCAACCGGCAGCTGTTCGAGGTCGTCGTCGACGTCTTCAACAACGTCCTGCACGTCACCTGCCCGAGTTCCGACGCCTGGTACAGCCGGCAGGACTACGACCGCAACGTGATCCGCCGGTTCGCGTTCGGGAGCTTCCCCGACATGCTGGTCGCCTCGGCCCGCCACCAGGCGATGCTGAACTACCTGGACAACGCGAGCTCGACCGCGGCGAAGCCGAACGAGAACTACGGTCGGGAACTGCTGGAACTGCACACCGTCGGCGTCGACGCCGGGTACACCGAGGCCGACGTCAAGAACTCCGCCCGGTTGCTGACCGGCCTGACGATCGCCGCGGACGGTTCCGCGGTCTACGACGCCGGTCGCCACGACGGCGGCGGCCGCACCGTCTTCGGCTTCGTCGTCCCCCCGCACGCCCCGGCGGACGGGAACGGCTGGATCGACGCCTACCTGCGCTGGCTGGCGGTCCACCCGGCCACCGCGCGCCGCCTCAGCACGAGGATCGCCACCCGGTTCGTCTCCGACAACCCCCCGGCGGCGCTGATCGACCGGATGGCCCAGACCTGGACCAGCACCGGTGGTCAGGTCGTCGCGGTGCTGCGCACGCTGTTCGACTCCGCCGAGTTCTGGTCCGCGGCGGGCCAGAAGGTCCGCACCCCGCAGGAGGACTACGTCGCGACCCTGCGGACGCTGGGCACCGGCATGGAGTCCAGCGGCACCGGCGGCATCACCAAGCTGTTCTGGCACGTGCTGGACCAGGGGCACGCGCCGATGGCCTGGGGCGCCCCCAACGGGTACCCCGACGTGGCCGCGGCCTGGATCTCCCCCAGCGGCACGCTCTCGCGCTGGAACCGGCACATGGACTTCGCCGCCGGCTGGTACCCGCCCGAGCTGCCCTTCGCCAAGGCGCCGGACCTGCTGGGCGACTTCCCCGGCACCTGGGGCGCGCTGGTCGACGCGCTGGGCGTCCGCCTCACGGGGAGCCCGTTGACCGCGGACGAGAAGGCGGCGCTGCTGATGTACGCGAACCGCCAGCCCGGAGCGCCGGTCTCGAGGAACGACCGGTGGGTCCAGGACAACCTGCGCTACGTCGTCGCGCTCACGCTCGACGGCCCGACGTTCACGATCCGCTGA
- a CDS encoding NAD(P)-dependent alcohol dehydrogenase: MRTTTGLALLAPGGTLQPSTIERRDLRPDDLAVRVTWCGVCHTDLHAVQDAGSGPLVPGHEFVGVVSEVGTQVTRFAVGDTVAVGNIVDSCGTCASCRAGDEQFCAEFPTLTYGGRDRVDGSTTSGAYAGEYVVREGFAYALPAGMDPAGAAPLMCAGVTVFEPLRRFGVGAGDRVGVVGLGGLGHLAVKFARAMGAEVSVFTTSQAKVEDARSLGVEDVVVSRDADAMAAVAGRFDVVLDTASAKHDLSPYLRSLRADGTLCVLGIPDRYEADPMALMQGFKRLTASGSGGRPRTREMLDFAAAHGISADVEVVTPAEITTAFERLGRGDVRWRFVLDTASLAQA, encoded by the coding sequence ATGCGGACGACGACAGGCCTGGCGCTGCTCGCGCCGGGCGGAACCTTGCAGCCCTCGACCATCGAACGGCGGGACCTGCGCCCGGACGACCTCGCGGTGCGGGTCACGTGGTGCGGCGTCTGCCACACCGACCTGCACGCGGTGCAGGACGCGGGCAGCGGCCCGCTCGTCCCGGGGCACGAGTTCGTGGGCGTGGTGAGCGAGGTGGGGACGCAGGTCACCCGCTTCGCCGTCGGTGACACGGTCGCGGTCGGCAACATCGTCGACTCCTGCGGGACGTGCGCCTCCTGTCGCGCCGGTGACGAGCAGTTCTGCGCCGAGTTCCCGACCCTGACCTACGGCGGGAGGGACCGCGTCGACGGCTCCACCACGTCGGGCGCGTACGCGGGGGAGTACGTCGTGCGCGAGGGGTTCGCCTACGCCCTGCCCGCCGGGATGGACCCCGCCGGCGCGGCCCCGCTGATGTGCGCCGGGGTGACGGTCTTCGAACCGTTGCGCCGCTTCGGGGTGGGGGCGGGGGACCGGGTGGGGGTCGTCGGGCTCGGTGGGCTGGGTCACCTCGCGGTGAAGTTCGCCCGGGCGATGGGGGCGGAGGTCTCGGTGTTCACGACCTCGCAGGCGAAGGTGGAGGACGCCCGTTCGCTCGGGGTCGAGGACGTCGTGGTCTCCCGCGACGCCGACGCGATGGCCGCCGTGGCCGGCCGGTTCGACGTCGTGCTGGACACCGCGTCGGCCAAGCACGACCTCTCGCCGTACCTGCGCAGCCTGCGTGCGGACGGCACGTTGTGCGTCCTCGGCATCCCCGACCGCTACGAGGCCGATCCGATGGCCCTCATGCAGGGGTTCAAGCGGCTGACCGCCTCGGGCAGCGGCGGGCGCCCCCGGACCCGGGAGATGCTGGACTTCGCCGCCGCGCACGGGATCAGCGCGGACGTCGAGGTCGTGACCCCGGCGGAGATCACGACGGCCTTCGAACGGCTGGGACGCGGGGACGTCCGCTGGCGGTTCGTCCTGGACACCGCGTCCCTGGCTCAGGCGTAG
- a CDS encoding MerR family transcriptional regulator, whose translation MTTPDAAGLGIREVSESTGLSVDALRWYEKEGLLPQVGRRADGRRVYGPGAVRFVQLVQALRRTGMPVAQVRTFVQLGPGTPGNSAVRLEVLLRQQELVAHRMAELRRDEEVLRRKVENYRYLIANGLDCEDES comes from the coding sequence GTGACCACCCCGGACGCCGCCGGGCTCGGGATCCGTGAGGTCTCCGAGTCCACCGGACTCAGCGTCGACGCGCTGCGCTGGTACGAGAAGGAGGGGCTGCTCCCGCAGGTCGGGCGCCGCGCCGACGGTCGCCGGGTCTACGGCCCCGGCGCCGTCCGCTTCGTGCAGCTCGTCCAGGCGTTGCGCCGCACCGGGATGCCCGTCGCGCAGGTGCGGACGTTCGTGCAGCTCGGGCCGGGGACGCCCGGGAACAGCGCCGTGCGGCTGGAGGTGCTGCTCCGGCAGCAGGAACTCGTCGCGCACCGGATGGCCGAACTGCGTCGCGACGAGGAGGTCCTGCGCCGCAAGGTCGAGAACTACCGCTACCTCATCGCGAACGGACTCGACTGCGAGGACGAGTCCTGA
- a CDS encoding diguanylate cyclase domain-containing protein, with translation MRLELGGGVADGGRGTGLRLTAAAAVGAALAGLAWWALPDEAVYSPWWTQVVGWPAILLVRTDPVQRRLGGGRLDNRLWLRLTIAGALFAATIATTGVSFLFPVLAALVAGVHLQWSGARAWRPCAVMTLVLSVALQVSVQVGWSPSYLPRSLDLVAAVITLVVSLALIGNTALITAQREAQGAALDVERRSRHDALLHAATHDALTGRLNRTGLQEHFTRHLGDAAVPEVDAVSTVAVIYVDLDHFKPVNDRYGHAAGDLLLRLAADRMAGLLRPGDGLARLGGDEFVVVLATGDAAVVAEVAARTGAALRAPYDLDGTVVRVSASIGTAVSTEPATLDELLRRADAAMYAAKARHHRDRTDGGAAAQTAQVT, from the coding sequence GTGCGACTCGAACTCGGGGGCGGTGTGGCGGACGGTGGGCGAGGCACGGGGTTGCGCCTGACCGCCGCCGCGGCGGTCGGCGCCGCCCTGGCCGGGCTGGCCTGGTGGGCGCTGCCCGACGAGGCGGTGTACTCGCCGTGGTGGACGCAGGTGGTCGGCTGGCCGGCCATCCTGCTCGTGCGCACCGATCCGGTGCAACGCCGGCTCGGCGGAGGCCGCCTGGACAACCGCCTCTGGCTCCGCCTCACGATCGCCGGTGCCCTCTTCGCCGCGACCATCGCCACGACCGGGGTCTCCTTCCTCTTCCCCGTCCTGGCCGCCCTGGTGGCCGGCGTGCACCTGCAGTGGAGCGGGGCACGGGCCTGGCGACCCTGCGCGGTGATGACGCTGGTGCTGAGCGTGGCGCTGCAGGTGTCGGTGCAGGTCGGCTGGTCGCCCTCGTACCTGCCCCGGTCCCTGGACCTGGTGGCTGCGGTGATCACCCTGGTGGTGTCCCTGGCCCTGATCGGCAACACCGCCCTGATCACCGCCCAGCGCGAGGCTCAGGGCGCTGCCCTGGACGTCGAGCGGCGCAGCCGCCACGACGCGCTGCTGCACGCCGCGACCCACGACGCACTGACCGGACGGCTGAACCGCACCGGGCTGCAGGAGCACTTCACCCGGCACCTGGGCGACGCGGCCGTTCCCGAGGTGGACGCCGTGAGCACCGTCGCGGTCATCTACGTCGACCTGGACCACTTCAAACCCGTCAACGACCGGTACGGGCACGCCGCCGGAGACCTGCTGCTGCGTCTGGCCGCGGACCGCATGGCCGGGCTCCTGCGTCCCGGCGACGGACTGGCCCGTCTGGGCGGTGACGAGTTCGTCGTGGTGCTGGCCACCGGGGACGCTGCGGTCGTGGCGGAGGTGGCCGCTCGCACGGGCGCCGCGCTGCGGGCTCCGTACGACCTCGACGGGACCGTGGTCCGCGTCTCGGCCAGCATCGGCACCGCCGTCAGCACCGAGCCGGCCACCCTCGACGAGCTGCTGCGCCGAGCGGACGCGGCGATGTACGCGGCCAAGGCCCGTCACCACCGTGACCGCACCGACGGTGGTGCAGCCGCCCAGACCGCTCAGGTCACCTGA
- a CDS encoding N-acetylmuramoyl-L-alanine amidase, translating into MPSPLPVSRRTTLLGVGGALAVLAVPAVPTPARAASPAGGVTSLALSDVAGPARALLTSGGLRTVRVPLDGIHGASMLGVSFPAGTRATSVSLRVTRAGVVGPWIDLALGDSAPDPGSAEPEVVACDPVWTGELGPGAVVEVRLPAEDAGHARLEVVAPGPAATSRTAVTLASSTGPGVRSRAEWGADESLRRGEVEYSATIRAAVVHHTADGGDYSASQVPSVIRGMYRYHTQTLGWNDLGYNVVVDRFGGIWEGRAGGTARPVVGAHAGGFNADTFGVSMMGDFTSKAPSDACLQSVAAIIAWKFALHDLDADAPARLTSAGGGTARYPAGETVSLRTINGHRDVGYTACPGDVGYTRMDDVRGRVAALLAGGSKAAGSPIARKYGDVGGRSLLGAPTSDEGDALRGGRFRHYEEGSILFRPGLGAFVVRGTHRAKFASIGWEWSPLGFPTMDTTDFAGGSGSVTHFENGSIYRRAGAGPHVVLGAIRQTWAAMGWETSPLGFPTSDEYGVPGGRASDFEGGRLRWNASTGRVRVG; encoded by the coding sequence ATGCCCTCGCCCCTGCCCGTGTCGCGCCGCACCACGCTGCTCGGGGTCGGTGGCGCCCTCGCGGTGCTCGCCGTCCCCGCGGTCCCCACCCCCGCCCGGGCCGCCTCCCCCGCCGGAGGTGTCACGTCGCTGGCCCTCTCCGACGTCGCGGGTCCGGCCCGCGCGCTCCTCACCTCGGGCGGGCTGCGCACCGTGCGCGTCCCCCTCGACGGCATCCACGGCGCCAGCATGCTCGGCGTCAGCTTCCCCGCCGGGACCCGCGCCACCTCGGTGTCGCTGCGGGTGACGCGCGCCGGCGTGGTCGGCCCGTGGATCGACCTGGCCCTCGGCGACAGCGCCCCCGACCCGGGGTCGGCGGAGCCGGAGGTCGTGGCCTGCGACCCGGTGTGGACGGGTGAGCTCGGTCCGGGTGCGGTCGTGGAGGTCCGCCTGCCGGCCGAGGACGCGGGGCACGCCCGCCTGGAGGTCGTCGCCCCCGGACCCGCCGCCACGTCACGGACCGCCGTGACGCTCGCGTCCTCCACCGGACCGGGCGTCCGCTCCCGCGCCGAGTGGGGTGCCGACGAGTCGCTGCGCCGCGGCGAGGTCGAGTACAGCGCGACGATCAGGGCCGCCGTGGTGCACCACACCGCCGACGGGGGCGACTACTCGGCGTCGCAGGTGCCGAGCGTCATCCGCGGGATGTACCGCTACCACACGCAGACGTTGGGCTGGAACGACCTCGGCTACAACGTCGTCGTCGACCGCTTCGGCGGGATCTGGGAGGGTCGCGCCGGCGGCACCGCCCGACCCGTCGTCGGCGCGCACGCCGGCGGGTTCAACGCCGACACCTTCGGCGTGTCGATGATGGGCGACTTCACCTCGAAGGCCCCCAGCGACGCGTGCCTGCAGTCGGTCGCCGCGATCATCGCCTGGAAGTTCGCGCTGCACGACCTGGACGCCGACGCCCCCGCCCGGCTCACCTCCGCCGGCGGCGGGACCGCGCGCTACCCCGCGGGCGAGACGGTGTCGCTGCGCACGATCAACGGCCACCGCGACGTCGGGTACACGGCGTGCCCCGGCGACGTCGGCTACACCCGGATGGACGACGTGCGCGGCCGGGTCGCGGCGCTGCTGGCGGGCGGCTCGAAGGCCGCGGGTTCGCCGATCGCCCGCAAGTACGGCGACGTCGGCGGCCGGAGCCTGCTCGGCGCCCCCACGAGTGACGAGGGCGACGCCCTGCGCGGCGGCCGGTTCCGGCACTACGAGGAGGGGTCGATCCTCTTCCGGCCGGGCCTCGGCGCGTTCGTCGTGCGCGGGACCCACCGGGCGAAGTTCGCCTCGATCGGCTGGGAGTGGTCCCCGCTGGGTTTCCCGACGATGGACACCACCGACTTCGCCGGCGGCAGCGGCAGCGTGACGCACTTCGAGAACGGCTCGATCTACCGGCGGGCCGGCGCCGGACCGCACGTGGTGCTGGGCGCGATCCGGCAGACCTGGGCGGCGATGGGCTGGGAGACGTCCCCCCTGGGCTTCCCCACCAGCGACGAGTACGGCGTCCCCGGCGGACGGGCCTCGGACTTCGAGGGAGGACGGCTGCGGTGGAACGCCTCGACCGGGAGGGTGCGGGTCGGGTGA
- a CDS encoding glycosyltransferase family 39 protein — protein MPGLRETVPRGRVDVLIGLLAAIAGAVVFSWRLGTPSPWRDEAVTIAVASRTPEQIWRLVQHVDLVHAPFYFLAHALFGSGVDVVQARWISVVAASLTVAALYGVARRAAAGAVGPVTARITGVAAAALFVSMPFVSRYAQEARPYALATLVATLGTYLLLRACAARRAGWWVAYTLTIPLLVAFNTVAALVLVAHAGWALTGPRRVRWRAAVAAGTGVVLAVPLLLAQSRQSGQVAFLQRPTTAELGAHVDFALGSSTVALVVAGLTTLVGLRWARARRLQLLGFLWGVLPWPLLWALSQVHPLWTTRYLVFVAPGTCLFLAVVVTAAVRVRRTAVVAGALVAAMALTGLHMQFVFRSPTIGHAEDLRGTAEYVRAHAQPGDGLLFVPDGEYRYRVLTQLYPEAFAGLDDIALAEPAAESATLVGTTVEAPHLWSAMAGVGRIWVIGGVGPVVTKTAEDRETVRLLNRGYRLVSTEDKRAFSVKLYVLEDTGAASR, from the coding sequence GTGCCCGGCCTGCGCGAGACCGTCCCCCGCGGCCGGGTCGACGTCCTGATCGGCCTGCTCGCGGCCATCGCGGGAGCCGTCGTCTTCTCCTGGCGGCTGGGGACGCCGAGCCCGTGGCGCGACGAGGCCGTGACGATCGCCGTCGCCTCCCGCACCCCGGAGCAGATCTGGAGGCTCGTCCAGCACGTCGACCTCGTGCACGCGCCCTTCTACTTCCTGGCCCACGCGTTGTTCGGCTCCGGCGTCGACGTCGTCCAGGCCCGGTGGATCTCCGTCGTGGCGGCCTCGCTGACCGTGGCGGCGCTCTACGGGGTGGCGCGTCGCGCGGCGGCCGGGGCGGTCGGGCCGGTCACGGCCCGGATCACGGGGGTCGCCGCGGCCGCCCTGTTCGTCTCGATGCCCTTCGTCAGCCGCTACGCGCAGGAGGCGCGGCCCTACGCGCTCGCCACCCTCGTCGCGACGCTGGGCACGTACTTGCTGCTGCGGGCGTGCGCGGCCCGGCGTGCGGGCTGGTGGGTCGCGTACACGCTGACGATCCCGCTCCTCGTCGCGTTCAACACCGTCGCCGCGCTGGTGCTCGTCGCGCACGCGGGATGGGCCCTGACCGGGCCGCGCCGGGTCCGCTGGCGGGCCGCCGTGGCCGCCGGGACGGGGGTGGTCCTCGCGGTCCCGCTGCTGCTGGCCCAGAGCCGGCAGTCCGGTCAGGTCGCGTTCCTGCAGAGGCCGACGACGGCGGAGCTCGGCGCGCACGTCGACTTCGCCCTCGGCTCCTCCACCGTCGCGCTGGTCGTGGCGGGCCTCACCACGCTGGTGGGGTTGCGCTGGGCGCGGGCCCGGCGGCTGCAGCTGCTCGGGTTCCTCTGGGGCGTCCTGCCGTGGCCGCTGCTGTGGGCGCTCTCGCAGGTCCACCCGTTGTGGACGACGCGCTACCTCGTCTTCGTCGCGCCGGGGACCTGCCTGTTCCTGGCCGTCGTGGTGACGGCCGCGGTCCGCGTCCGCCGCACCGCGGTCGTGGCCGGCGCCCTCGTCGCGGCCATGGCGCTGACGGGGCTGCACATGCAGTTCGTCTTCCGCTCCCCCACCATCGGGCACGCCGAGGACCTGCGGGGCACCGCCGAGTACGTCCGGGCCCACGCCCAGCCCGGTGACGGCCTGCTGTTCGTGCCCGACGGGGAGTACCGCTACCGCGTGCTGACCCAGCTCTACCCCGAGGCCTTCGCGGGCCTGGACGACATCGCCCTGGCCGAGCCCGCCGCCGAGTCCGCGACCCTTGTCGGCACGACCGTCGAGGCACCGCACCTGTGGTCGGCGATGGCCGGCGTTGGGCGGATCTGGGTCATCGGCGGGGTCGGACCGGTGGTCACCAAGACCGCGGAGGACCGCGAGACGGTCCGTCTGCTGAACCGCGGCTACCGGCTGGTGTCGACGGAGGACAAGCGGGCGTTCAGCGTGAAGCTGTACGTCCTGGAGGACACCGGCGCGGCGTCGCGCTGA
- a CDS encoding decaprenylphospho-beta-D-erythro-pentofuranosid-2-ulose 2-reductase, which translates to MIDALGNPRSVLLLGGTSDIGLAIVERLSPERPLRVTLAARPGARREAAVDRLHRRGHEVRTVDFEATDLDGHAEVVDESFDGSFGDVDVTVLAFGVLGDNEVSWQDAPAAVQVATVNYTAPVNLGVHLAAKLQLQGHGVLVALSSVAGERARRSNFVYGSSKAGFDAFFTGLREALRPSGVRVVVVRPGFVTTKMTEGLKAAPLSVSAEQVAEVTVDAVRSGKETVWAPEPMRWVMSALRHVPAPVFRKLPF; encoded by the coding sequence GTGATCGACGCCCTCGGGAACCCCCGCTCCGTCCTCCTCCTCGGGGGCACCTCCGACATCGGCCTCGCCATCGTCGAGCGCCTCAGCCCGGAACGACCGCTGCGGGTGACGCTGGCCGCCCGACCGGGTGCGCGCCGCGAGGCCGCCGTGGACCGGCTGCACCGGCGTGGGCACGAGGTCCGCACGGTCGACTTCGAGGCGACCGACCTCGACGGGCACGCCGAGGTCGTCGACGAGAGCTTCGACGGGTCCTTCGGCGACGTCGACGTGACCGTGCTCGCCTTCGGGGTCCTGGGCGACAACGAGGTGTCCTGGCAGGACGCCCCGGCGGCCGTGCAGGTCGCGACGGTCAACTACACGGCCCCGGTGAACCTGGGGGTGCACCTGGCCGCCAAGCTGCAGCTGCAGGGTCACGGCGTCCTGGTCGCGCTCTCCAGCGTCGCCGGTGAGCGGGCCCGCCGCTCGAACTTCGTCTACGGCTCCTCCAAGGCCGGCTTCGACGCCTTCTTCACCGGCCTGCGCGAGGCCCTGCGCCCGAGCGGCGTGCGCGTCGTCGTCGTGCGCCCCGGCTTCGTCACCACGAAGATGACCGAGGGGCTCAAGGCGGCCCCGTTGTCCGTGTCGGCCGAGCAGGTGGCGGAGGTGACCGTGGACGCGGTGCGCAGCGGCAAGGAGACCGTGTGGGCCCCCGAGCCGATGCGCTGGGTCATGTCGGCGTTGCGCCACGTGCCCGCGCCGGTCTTCCGCAAGCTGCCCTTCTGA